One segment of Solanum stenotomum isolate F172 chromosome 1, ASM1918654v1, whole genome shotgun sequence DNA contains the following:
- the LOC125853561 gene encoding agamous-like MADS-box protein AGL81: MADEDQSKKAKEDQSNKKTHNPKSYQVRKECIKRKSMELATLCDIKVCTVITGPNGQLQTWPENLDACKEVLDLYSQNLKPEKKHKESSTPIPEPEEEQGEKDLLTLVESKLAAINRRIRFLENRNVAIADKGKRKRIE; the protein is encoded by the coding sequence ATGGCAGACGAAGATCAAAGCAAGAAGGCAAAAGAAGATCAAAGCAATAAGAAAACACACAATCCCAAGTCTTATCAAGTGAGGAAAGAATGCATAAAGAGGAAGTCAATGGAGCTTGCAACTCTCTGCGATATCAAGGTTTGTACTGTTATTACTGGTCCTAATGGGCAACTGCAAACTTGGCCTGAAAATTTGGATGCCTGTAAGGAAGTTCTTGATCTCTACTCTCAAAATTTGAAACCCGAAAAGAAGCACAAGGAATCATCAACACCAATTCCAGAACCAGAAGAAGAACAAGGAGAGAAAGATCTCCTGACGCTAGTTGAATCAAAGCTTGCTGCTATCAACAGGAGAATTCGTTTCTTGGAGAACAGGAATGTTGCTATTGCTGATAAGgggaaaagaaagagaattgAGTGA
- the LOC125842871 gene encoding uncharacterized protein At4g06598-like: MANSKGPCTMRNMMYNGKSSLLPPKSPFLSMAPSYVEYVPSSAFNQKGIQKPREGHSHHQRTSSESCIIKEQPSWLDDLLNEPETPVRRGSHRRSSSDSVAYFDSANAANLDYTIQVDNKFRNMPLIPSWGSQDFDYYKDARQAASFVGQNSSIRRKNREKDVSSTTVSHLRNLFSPGEDLRIQRSGSPCLPQDGDRPRSAGSDKQDVAESGPPYLKGSAEKKDSSQSKSSSSETDTKRAKQQFAQRSRVRKLQYIAELERNVQALQAEGSEVSAELEFLNQQNFILSMENKAIKQRLENLAQEHLIKYLEHEVLEREIGRLRALYQQQHQQPQPQPQPQQQKPSYSHRRSISRDLDQQFANLTLKQKEAECDVVSGQLHI; the protein is encoded by the exons ATGGCAAATTCCAAAGGGCCATGTACCATGAGAAATATGATGTACAATGGGAAGAGCTCTTTACTGCCACCTAAAAGTCCCTTTCTTAGTATGGCCCCATCATATGTCGAGTATGTCCCTAGTTCTGCTTTCAACCAAAAAGGCATTCAGAAACCCAGAGAAGGACATTCACACCATCAGCGTACTTCCTCTGAAAGCTGTATTATAAAGGAGCAACCGTCTTGGTTGGATGATCTTCTTAATGAGCCAGAAACTCCTGTGCGCAGAGGCAGCCATCGACGTTCATCTAGTGACTCCGTTGCATATTTTGATTCTGCTAACGCTGCAAACTTGGATTACACAATTCAAGTTGATAACAAGTTCAGAAATATGCCTCTTATCCCTTCTTGGGGGTCTCAAGACTTTGATTATTACAAAGATGCTCGACAAGCTGCTTCTTTTGTCGGTCAAAACTCCTCAATCCGACGCAAGAATAGGGAAAAAGATGTATCTTCAACTACAGTATCACATCTCCGCAACCTTTTCTCTCCTGGGGAAGATCTCCGTATTCAGAGGTCTGGATCACCATGCCTCCCACAAGACGGAGATAGGCCTAGATCTGCAGGAAGTGACAAGCAAGATGTAGCAGAATCTGGCCCTCCTTATCTAAAAGGGTCTGCTGAAAAAAAAGATTCTTCTCAGAGTAAGAGTTCTTCATCAGAAACTGACACAAAACGTGCGAAACA GCAATTTGCTCAGCGGTCACGAGTCAGAAAGCTTCAATATATAGCTGAATTGGAAAGAAATGTGCAAGCTTTGCAG GCTGAAGGTTCTGAAGTGTCTGCTGAGCTTGAATTTCTTAACCAGCAGAATTTTATCCTCAGCATGGAGAATAAAGCCATAAAGCAGCGCTTAGAAAATTTAGCTCAGGAACACCTCATAAAGTATT TGGAACATGAAGTTCTGGAAAGAGAAATAGGAAGATTACGAGCATTGTATCAGCAGCAACATCAACAGCCACAGCCACAACCACAGCCACAGCAACAGAAGCCATCTTACAGCCATCGTCGCAGCATTAGTAGGGATCTCGATCAACAATTTGCAAACCTCACTCTGAAACAAAAAGAGGCTGAGTGTGATGTTGTTTCAGGACAACTCCACATTTGA